A region of Planococcus sp. MSAK28401 DNA encodes the following proteins:
- the mbcS gene encoding acyl-CoA synthetase MbcS — protein sequence MNVEQLIAPEQYNITSELEAYKNDAERIAVRWFDADNNRTELSYQDLFSKMNQYAQAFMKLGLNKGDRVLIILPRIPEAYITYLACLRAGLVAIPCSEMLRKKDLGYRMEHSGAKAIIAHYKTTAETNSIEENYDALDNKLIVGGTEQGWQSLEQLAAVESEQFEAVDTNREDMAFLSYTSGTTGNPKGVVHVHGWGYAHVRTAATEWLGVQSGDIVWATAAPGWQKWIWSPFLSTITLGATALVYNGAFDALKYLDILKEEKVNVLCCTPTEYRIMAKVENLNDYKLPHLRSAVSAGEPLNRQVIDAFQEAFQLNVRDGYGQTENTLLVCILQDMDMKPGSMGKPTPGNPVDIINEGGQPAAPGEVGDIAVHKSCPALFREYYRDPERTKASFRGDWYLTGDQASRDEDGYFWFEGRSDDIIISSGYTIGPFEVEDALMKHPAVQECAVVAAPDEIRGNIVKAFVVLRDGGKQDEAMIKELQDHVKGITAPYKYPRVIEFLTELPKTTSGKIRRVELRKMNA from the coding sequence ATGAATGTTGAACAATTGATTGCACCTGAACAGTACAATATTACTTCCGAATTGGAAGCATATAAAAATGATGCCGAGCGGATTGCGGTGCGCTGGTTTGATGCGGACAATAACCGCACGGAACTTTCTTATCAAGATCTTTTTTCCAAAATGAACCAGTATGCACAAGCTTTCATGAAACTAGGCCTCAATAAGGGAGATCGTGTCCTGATCATCCTGCCGCGGATTCCGGAAGCGTATATTACGTATTTGGCATGCTTGCGTGCGGGGCTTGTCGCGATTCCATGTTCTGAAATGCTGCGCAAAAAAGATTTGGGCTATCGCATGGAGCATTCCGGCGCAAAAGCGATCATCGCACATTACAAAACGACAGCTGAAACGAACTCCATTGAAGAGAACTATGATGCGTTGGACAATAAATTGATTGTCGGCGGAACGGAACAAGGATGGCAATCGCTGGAACAATTGGCTGCTGTAGAATCGGAGCAATTTGAAGCGGTCGACACGAACCGGGAAGATATGGCGTTTCTATCCTATACATCCGGTACGACCGGTAATCCAAAAGGGGTCGTGCATGTCCATGGATGGGGCTACGCTCATGTCCGGACGGCGGCGACGGAATGGCTTGGCGTGCAAAGCGGCGACATCGTTTGGGCAACCGCAGCTCCAGGCTGGCAAAAATGGATATGGAGCCCGTTCCTTTCTACGATCACTCTCGGGGCGACGGCGCTCGTCTATAACGGCGCTTTCGACGCACTGAAATATTTGGATATCCTGAAAGAAGAAAAAGTCAATGTGCTGTGCTGCACGCCGACTGAATATCGCATCATGGCAAAAGTCGAAAACTTAAACGATTATAAATTGCCTCACCTGCGCAGTGCTGTTTCTGCCGGTGAGCCGCTCAACCGCCAAGTGATCGATGCTTTCCAGGAAGCGTTCCAATTGAATGTGCGCGATGGCTACGGGCAGACAGAAAATACATTGCTTGTGTGCATCCTGCAAGATATGGACATGAAACCCGGTTCCATGGGCAAACCGACGCCAGGCAATCCGGTTGATATTATCAATGAAGGCGGACAGCCCGCGGCACCGGGGGAAGTTGGCGATATTGCCGTTCACAAAAGCTGTCCGGCGCTGTTCCGTGAATATTACCGGGACCCGGAACGGACGAAAGCCTCGTTCCGCGGCGATTGGTACTTGACGGGCGATCAGGCTTCACGCGATGAAGACGGCTATTTCTGGTTTGAAGGCCGCAGCGACGATATTATCATTTCTTCGGGCTATACGATCGGACCGTTTGAAGTGGAAGACGCGCTCATGAAGCATCCTGCTGTACAGGAATGCGCAGTCGTGGCAGCGCCGGATGAAATTCGCGGCAATATTGTCAAAGCGTTTGTCGTGTTGAGAGACGGAGGCAAACAGGATGAAGCGATGATCAAGGAATTGCAGGATCATGTCAAAGGAATTACTGCACCTTATAAATATCCGCGTGTCATCGAATTTTTGACGGAGCTCCCGAAAACGACATCGGGAAAAATCCGGCGTGTCGAATTGCGTAAAATGAACGCTTAA
- a CDS encoding solute symporter family protein: MEQNWQLDNPILGLVVVGATFVLFYIVGFISNRQSKSAKELYVGGSNVGAITNGLAMAATYMSLATFLGITALILQLQVPFIMLWIQLILAIPLITIIYGTSLRRMGAFSPTHFIRDRYGTTASIIAALFMILVSIMYALGQMIGIAITFETLLGIPYITGLFIFGILIVGYITIGGMAGATNNAAIQMVIIALMFIVPLAAIMKAIGASGWYFPPLLYSDMVPAMMDALPSFFDYQFSPKWYFSIIPALTIGALGLPHLAMRVYTASSLKSARSAMVWFAFILGLVFSATYAMGFVGVFATTTQGVTISDADADKLTIILNMVYNPEWVTALVIAGAISAGLSTLSGNLLAIGALISQDIISTLKPNISQRLNLRIGFIAIFAGGIASILLAINPPAFLVVSILWAFGLAGVTNAPLIIVGVWWKEANKFGAIAASVVGGAIYIIVSPFVFPSIVLTGHGVTDGMGLSGAMLAVPISFILLIVVSYITNRIPGLSGKLTKQADIELIERIHGWKDIKAYRYNSTIGAGITVVVSAAVAIWALMPWGM, translated from the coding sequence ATGGAGCAGAACTGGCAACTGGACAATCCAATACTTGGACTTGTGGTCGTAGGCGCGACATTCGTCTTATTTTACATCGTCGGCTTCATTTCGAATCGCCAAAGCAAGTCAGCTAAAGAATTGTATGTGGGTGGATCGAATGTCGGGGCGATCACGAATGGCTTGGCGATGGCCGCTACATATATGAGTTTGGCAACATTTTTAGGTATTACCGCTCTTATTTTACAATTACAGGTTCCTTTTATTATGTTATGGATTCAATTGATCTTGGCGATTCCGTTGATCACGATCATTTACGGAACGAGTTTGCGCCGCATGGGTGCGTTCTCGCCGACTCATTTCATCCGTGACCGCTACGGTACAACGGCGTCTATCATCGCCGCCTTGTTCATGATCCTGGTTTCGATCATGTATGCGCTCGGCCAGATGATCGGCATCGCGATTACGTTTGAGACATTGCTCGGCATTCCATATATTACTGGGCTGTTCATCTTCGGTATCTTGATCGTCGGCTACATCACGATCGGGGGGATGGCAGGGGCAACGAATAACGCCGCCATTCAGATGGTCATCATCGCTTTGATGTTCATCGTGCCGCTTGCAGCGATCATGAAAGCGATCGGTGCTTCAGGCTGGTATTTCCCGCCATTGTTGTATTCGGACATGGTTCCGGCGATGATGGACGCATTGCCATCGTTCTTTGATTACCAATTCTCGCCGAAATGGTATTTCTCCATCATCCCAGCACTGACGATCGGGGCACTCGGCTTGCCTCACTTGGCGATGCGCGTCTACACAGCTTCTTCATTGAAGAGTGCGCGCTCTGCGATGGTCTGGTTTGCGTTCATTCTTGGGCTGGTTTTCTCCGCGACGTATGCGATGGGCTTTGTCGGCGTCTTTGCGACAACTACGCAAGGCGTGACGATTTCCGATGCAGATGCAGATAAGCTAACGATTATTTTGAATATGGTCTATAACCCGGAATGGGTGACAGCGCTTGTCATTGCCGGTGCAATTTCTGCCGGCCTCTCGACATTGAGCGGGAACTTGCTGGCGATCGGCGCATTGATTTCACAGGACATCATCTCTACATTGAAACCGAATATCTCGCAGCGCTTGAACTTGCGCATCGGGTTTATCGCGATTTTTGCAGGAGGCATTGCGAGTATCCTGCTTGCGATTAACCCGCCCGCTTTCCTTGTCGTCAGTATCCTGTGGGCGTTCGGGTTGGCTGGTGTCACCAATGCGCCGCTGATCATTGTCGGCGTCTGGTGGAAAGAAGCGAATAAATTCGGTGCGATTGCAGCGTCTGTCGTCGGCGGTGCCATCTATATCATCGTCTCGCCATTCGTTTTCCCGAGCATCGTATTGACAGGGCACGGGGTGACCGATGGGATGGGGCTGTCCGGTGCAATGCTTGCGGTGCCGATCAGCTTTATCTTATTGATCGTGGTTTCTTATATCACCAATCGTATTCCTGGGCTTTCCGGAAAATTGACGAAACAAGCCGATATCGAATTGATCGAGCGTATCCATGGCTGGAAAGATATCAAGGCTTACCGTTATAACAGCACGATCGGCGCAGGCATCACTGTCGTCGTCTCTGCAGCAGTCGCAATCTGGGCGCTAATGCCTTGGGGAATGTAA
- a CDS encoding mechanosensitive ion channel, with amino-acid sequence MNDVTNSFQNVGNTIINYIPNILGALLLLVVAWLVATIVKAIFSKGLKKIGADNAMVKGHMAKTKEDADDKLDSIGKILYYLIFILFIPSVLQALDMHNVAQPISNMMDKFLAFLPNLFMALLILVIGYFIAKFVKKLVESLLATMNIDKWFNKMTNKSGTNERVAPSDQNTLAKVLANVVFVIVLIPIVTVALETLNIESISQPIVSMLNQVLGMIPNIFVGIILILAGVFIAKFVADLLIGLLNGTGINRFSSYLSPDKNKEPSFDIAQIIGKVVQAIIIIFFVVEAMNVLQLDVLNSIGNAIIAYLPLLISSLIILGLGLIGGSMLGNYITRASGNRLFGGIVKYAIFIIAIFMTLDQLNFASNIVNLAFLFIIAGLAVAFAIAFGIGGRDFAKNQLAKMEKKMKEEDNKPNM; translated from the coding sequence TTGAATGATGTAACCAATTCATTCCAGAATGTCGGGAACACGATCATCAATTACATCCCGAACATTCTCGGCGCCCTATTATTGCTTGTCGTTGCGTGGCTCGTCGCTACCATCGTTAAAGCGATCTTCTCGAAAGGGCTGAAAAAAATCGGTGCTGACAACGCCATGGTCAAAGGCCATATGGCTAAAACGAAGGAAGACGCGGATGACAAACTGGACTCTATCGGAAAAATTCTTTATTATTTGATTTTCATCCTGTTTATTCCAAGTGTATTGCAAGCGCTCGATATGCATAATGTCGCCCAGCCGATCTCGAACATGATGGACAAGTTCCTGGCCTTCCTGCCGAACCTGTTCATGGCGCTCTTGATCTTGGTGATTGGCTACTTTATCGCGAAGTTCGTCAAGAAATTGGTAGAGAGTTTATTGGCCACGATGAACATCGACAAGTGGTTCAATAAAATGACCAATAAATCCGGCACGAACGAGCGAGTGGCTCCAAGCGACCAAAACACGCTCGCTAAAGTTTTGGCGAATGTAGTCTTTGTGATCGTGCTCATCCCGATCGTAACGGTAGCGCTTGAAACCTTGAACATCGAATCGATTTCACAACCGATCGTATCGATGCTCAACCAGGTGCTGGGCATGATCCCGAATATCTTTGTCGGCATCATCCTTATCCTTGCGGGTGTCTTCATCGCGAAATTCGTCGCAGACTTATTGATTGGCCTATTGAACGGCACAGGGATCAACCGCTTCTCTTCATATCTGAGTCCTGACAAAAACAAAGAGCCGTCATTCGACATTGCCCAGATCATCGGCAAAGTCGTGCAGGCGATTATCATCATCTTCTTCGTGGTTGAAGCCATGAATGTCTTGCAGCTGGATGTGTTGAATTCAATTGGTAATGCAATCATCGCGTACTTGCCGCTATTGATCAGCTCATTGATCATCCTTGGGCTTGGGCTCATTGGAGGCAGCATGCTCGGGAATTACATTACGCGCGCTTCGGGCAATAGATTGTTCGGGGGTATCGTAAAATACGCAATATTCATCATTGCGATTTTCATGACACTTGACCAGTTGAACTTTGCTTCAAACATTGTCAACTTGGCCTTCCTGTTCATCATTGCCGGCCTTGCCGTGGCATTCGCCATCGCATTCGGAATTGGCGGCCGCGACTTTGCGAAAAACCAATTGGCTAAAATGGAAAAGAAAATGAAAGAAGAAGACAATAAACCAAATATGTAA
- a CDS encoding sensor histidine kinase, protein MKKWMWLAGLSLLLLCVWTVMEKGSGYFGKAYTDTEDFRYDFARFTDGLLLFELAPPTSTVDQSVASWELDQYRMDHISLTDQIQMVRDQYADAISAAEEEGDSSLVEELEEQRGEEISAVRENFSDDEAAKKAIIEQREADYEESLRQLAEQQGQFEAQASGYAYQLKDLDSGEVFTKGTITDEPFFEQLYSAQEPLYFSNGYWSFDFPYDDANSTLADNRFSGVIQIPEKGLAGAAVQSGMNQFQLLKFFLYFVMAAVAASAWWLVKKRPVRTAWYTGLTSYHKWQKLAIEWKLSGFIVSAMLALAAANHFAAVLTRPWQGGGSSFLEVFIALALAVLFWSLTILQAIWLRQHFGKWSFFKEEIQQSFTASQVYSAKDAFLNRTIGFQMAWVLAIVFLWGAGTAFMILQPVVVIVWLPATLLIGLPLLLFLMTRFGYLNRLLKGTEQLAAGSLGAELKVKGKSPLSRHAQHLNVLREGYRASVSERAKSERLKTELITNVSHDLRTPLTSIITYTDLLKNEDLGNEERRKYVDILDRKSERLKVLIEDLFEVSKMASGNAELSKQRLDMKQLVTQALAEHEEAVQEAELDVRIAAPGHPVYASVDGQKWWRLLDNLILNATKYSLPGSRVYITLTEQASELAMTMKNVTRYELGDNTEELLERFK, encoded by the coding sequence ATGAAGAAATGGATGTGGCTTGCAGGCCTTTCCTTATTGCTCTTATGCGTATGGACCGTCATGGAAAAAGGATCGGGTTATTTCGGCAAGGCTTATACGGACACAGAAGATTTTCGTTATGATTTTGCCAGGTTTACGGACGGGCTGCTGCTGTTCGAATTGGCCCCGCCAACATCCACTGTCGATCAATCGGTTGCTTCCTGGGAACTCGACCAATACCGCATGGATCATATTTCCCTCACTGACCAGATTCAGATGGTCCGGGATCAATATGCGGATGCGATTTCAGCGGCAGAAGAAGAGGGCGACAGCTCTTTAGTGGAAGAATTGGAAGAGCAGCGCGGAGAGGAAATTTCGGCTGTGCGTGAAAATTTTTCCGACGACGAAGCAGCGAAAAAAGCGATTATCGAGCAACGCGAAGCGGATTATGAAGAATCGCTCCGGCAATTGGCAGAACAGCAAGGGCAATTTGAAGCCCAAGCTTCGGGTTATGCCTATCAATTAAAGGATTTAGACAGCGGCGAAGTATTCACCAAAGGAACAATCACCGATGAGCCCTTTTTTGAACAACTGTATTCTGCGCAAGAGCCGCTTTATTTCAGCAATGGCTATTGGAGTTTCGACTTTCCATATGATGATGCCAACAGCACGCTGGCCGATAACCGCTTTTCAGGGGTCATCCAAATACCCGAAAAGGGGCTGGCAGGAGCTGCGGTGCAAAGTGGAATGAACCAATTCCAACTGCTTAAGTTCTTCCTTTATTTTGTGATGGCAGCAGTAGCAGCCAGTGCATGGTGGCTAGTCAAAAAGCGGCCGGTCCGGACAGCGTGGTATACCGGATTAACCAGCTACCACAAATGGCAGAAACTTGCGATCGAGTGGAAGCTTAGCGGGTTCATCGTATCGGCTATGCTCGCCTTGGCCGCTGCGAACCATTTCGCAGCAGTGTTGACAAGGCCGTGGCAAGGCGGGGGTAGCTCTTTCCTGGAAGTCTTCATCGCACTGGCACTCGCAGTTCTGTTCTGGTCGCTGACTATATTGCAGGCAATTTGGCTACGGCAGCATTTCGGAAAATGGAGTTTCTTTAAAGAAGAGATTCAACAAAGTTTCACCGCCTCCCAGGTTTATTCGGCGAAAGATGCGTTTCTCAACCGCACAATCGGCTTCCAGATGGCCTGGGTGCTAGCAATAGTGTTTTTATGGGGCGCCGGAACAGCATTCATGATATTACAACCGGTCGTAGTCATTGTTTGGCTGCCGGCTACATTATTGATCGGGCTGCCGTTGCTGCTGTTTTTGATGACGCGCTTTGGTTATTTGAACCGGCTGCTCAAAGGGACTGAACAGCTGGCTGCGGGAAGCTTGGGAGCGGAGTTGAAAGTGAAAGGCAAGTCGCCGCTTAGCCGCCACGCCCAACATTTGAATGTTTTGCGGGAAGGGTACAGGGCATCGGTGTCTGAACGTGCAAAAAGCGAGCGCCTGAAAACCGAGCTGATCACCAATGTCAGCCATGACCTCCGCACGCCGCTCACTTCGATTATCACCTATACGGATCTATTGAAAAATGAAGATCTAGGAAATGAAGAACGGCGGAAATACGTCGACATACTCGACCGGAAATCAGAGCGCTTGAAAGTGCTCATTGAAGATTTATTTGAAGTTTCAAAAATGGCTAGCGGAAACGCAGAACTCTCAAAGCAGCGCTTAGATATGAAACAACTGGTCACACAAGCCTTGGCAGAACATGAAGAAGCAGTGCAGGAAGCGGAACTCGACGTCCGTATCGCGGCCCCGGGCCATCCGGTATATGCTTCGGTCGACGGCCAGAAGTGGTGGCGCCTCCTTGATAATTTGATACTGAACGCAACCAAGTATTCATTGCCGGGAAGCCGTGTCTATATTACGCTGACAGAACAAGCCAGTGAATTGGCCATGACGATGAAAAATGTCACGCGCTACGAATTGGGCGACAATACAGAAGAATTGCTCGAACGCTTCAAGTGA